TACATGCACGGCGGCTTCAAATGGCTGTGATGTAACAGTTGACCCTGAATTTACAAGTCCTGATAATGTTCCCATTATTGTGGCAAATTTTATATTGTTAGAATACACCTTTCCTATAGTGTGGTTGTTATTTGGGTCGTTGTTTTTTATTACTATCTCACCCGTTTGTGGGTCTATAGTGGCTGTTCCCCAACCTATATCGCTGTTTATATCATTTACCAAATCTTGAAGGGTGCGGAATTCACTACTGTTTTGGGGATTTGTAGAGTATATGTAAGAATAATAGTTAGCTCCATTGTCATAGCTTAATGCTATCACATCACCTGGTTTTGATAAAAATGTCAAGCTTGTTCTACTTTGCGTTCCATTTCTACTCAGGGTAGCTGTTTGTCCTTCTCCTCCTTCTAGGTTTATTAAGGCGTGTTTGAAATAACTATTTAGGTCTCCTGTAGTGTTTATACCACCTATTGTTATAGTTTGAGTGCTTGTAGCGTTCGCAGTTATTGATGCTTTTATTTCTCCGTCACTGGTTGTGTAAAATTTTATTACTTGACTTCCAAAAGCTGCGGATGCTTGTTTTGTTAGGTTTGATGCTAAATTGCCGAGGGTACTGAATTTACTATAGCTTAAAGTTATATACGCAGTTGAGGTTGTGCTCGGAGATATGTTGTATTTTATTACCATAGACAAAGTAGCGTTGCTGGACAGGTTTATCTGGTTCCCATTTACGTCATATATACCATTGTTAGTTTTTGTTATTGAGAATGAACTATTAGCATCTGCAAACGTTGCTAATTCCTTACCAAGGTTAAGTGCTTCTCCGTTAACATCAAATAGTACAGCCATATCATCAGGCTCTACCTTTTTACCATCAGAGTCTACATCTCCATGGGCAGGTGCCATTTCTTCTATTTTGTCACCACCATTTAAATTTGCTTTTATTGTTATATTTTTTGTTTCTCCTGCTGGGACTGTCTTGTCCTGAGGAACAACGATATTTTCTATGCTAGCTGCGGTATTTATTTTATGCGTCTCATCATTTGCCATCCAACCTTGGACTATAAACCCTTCAGGATTTACTAAATTACCTTTTGCGTCAAAAGAGAAATCTCCAGCTCTTGTGTATCTGTAAGTTTTTCCACCATCATCACTTACGATAAAGAATCCGTCTCCTTGAATTGCAAGGTCGGTTATTTTACTCGTTGACTGTAAACTTCCCTGAGAAAATATGTTGTTTATTGCTCCTACTGTTACACCAAGTCCTATCTGAGCTGCGTTTTTTCCTCCTATGTCTCCTTCGGGTCCTGTAGCTGCTGCCATAGTTTGACTTAAAACATCAACAAATGTTATTCTTCCTTTTTTGAATCCTATTGTGTTTACATTGGCTACATTGTTTCCTACGACATCCATTGCTTCCTGTTCTGCTTTTAATCCAGAAACTCCGCTCCATAAGGACCTAAGCATAGTTACTACCTCCTATTATCTTTTTAGTTGAATGGCTGTTTGAAGCATTTGGTCTGCTGTTGTTACACCCTTTGAGTTTGCTTCAAATCCCCTTTGGTATTCTATTAAATTCACGAATGCTTCTCCTAAATCCACATTGCTTTCTTCCAAATGGCGTGGTAAAATTTTTCCTCTTCCATCTTCTCCCGCGACACCTATAAAAGAATTTGAAGAAATTACCTGAGCAGAATCTGCGTTTTGAGTTATTTTGAATAGTGTATTTCCTACCCTTTTTAATCCTTGAGGGTTCATAAACTTTGATATTGCTACTATGGCTATAGGATAGGATTTTCCGTTTGAGTAATCTCCAATAAGTGTTCCATTGTTGTCTACATCTATTTTTTGTAGTATTCCAGAAGGCGAACCATCTTGAGTCTGAAAACTTGTGTCTGACGGCAGTGCGAATTGAGTGAGTCCTGTGAACTGGTTACCATCATATTCTCCGTTGTCTGTATTCCATAAATTTATCAAAAGTTGCTTTGGCTCTGCTCCATTATTTAAATTTATGTTAACTATTGGTGATTTAGTGTTTGGGTCAAGTCCACCATTTTGATCAAAGTTTATTACTCCTGTATTGTTGGCTAAAGTACCACCGCCATCTGGCAATGTTATTTCATAAGACCACCGGTTTTGATTTATTCTTTTGAAAGTTATATCTATTTTATGTTTATCTCCTGTAGAATCGTAAAAGAAAGAGTGTACAACATGGGTTGCCACTTCCATAGGTTGTGTAGATGCTGTTTTGTTAGGATCCACTACTTGATTTAGATTTTCGAATATAGTAGTGAGTTTTTGATTTTCTTTGGGTGTAGAAAAGTTAGGGTCTTCGCTTGTTGGTCTTACCCTTATGTTAATAGAAGTATTTTCGTTGTTTTTTATGACTATTTGTCCATTTTCTAAACTGACAGTGGCGTTTATATTTTCGGAATTTAGGTCGTTTTGCATGTCTGATATTAAATCTTCTACGGTTGTGAAACCTTCTGCTCCTTGGGATACTTGCCCATCACTGTCGTATTCGTATGTATGCCATGTGTTACCACCATCAAAACTTATTTGAAAGTTGTCGCCATCTTTTACATCCAATAGTTTACCATCGTCATTAAAAATAGAGTTAAAATTTACTCTCGTTTCTGAATTGGTGTATGTGGTAAGAGGAGTGTATTCTTCTACACTATCAGAAGAGTTTAAGTTAGCCTTAAATCTTATATATGTTGATGCAACAGCAGGTACACTTTGATAATTTGATATGTTTATCGCTTCTATGTTGCCTGTAGGCATACCTGTTGTTGGGTCTGTTGGTATGTAGTATCCTGTACCACTTTGAGATTGCTCTGCAAGCCATCCAACCACTTTATATCCTTCTGGATTGACTAAGTTTCCATCTGCGTCAAACGAAAAATCACCGGCTCTTGTAAAGAGATATCCGCCTTTTGGGTCAAGTAGCGTGAAAAATCCTTTTCCTTCTATTGCCAAATCTGTGTTTTTTTCTCCTGTTATTATCGTTCCTTCGCTCATTATGGTATCTGTTGATGCAAGTTTTGAGCCAAGGCCTATCTGCATAGGGTCTTGACCTGCTAATCCTATCTGTTGTGTTTGATAAAGTAGAGATGCAAATGTTGGCCGTGTTTTCTTAAAACCTATAGTGTTGATATTTGCTATGTTGTTTGCGATGCTATCAACTCCCTGTTGTTGGTCAAATAGGGCATTACTCGATGTATAAAGTGCCCTTATCATGGTTTAGCCTCCCTCTGACACACTTACTACATCTGATAGATTTACTGTTCTGCCGCTATCGGTTATGAGTATAGTTTTATCTCCTTCAAACCTTACCGATACCACTTTGCCCACGCTTTT
This genomic stretch from Hippea alviniae EP5-r harbors:
- the flgE gene encoding flagellar hook protein FlgE, giving the protein MLRSLWSGVSGLKAEQEAMDVVGNNVANVNTIGFKKGRITFVDVLSQTMAAATGPEGDIGGKNAAQIGLGVTVGAINNIFSQGSLQSTSKITDLAIQGDGFFIVSDDGGKTYRYTRAGDFSFDAKGNLVNPEGFIVQGWMANDETHKINTAASIENIVVPQDKTVPAGETKNITIKANLNGGDKIEEMAPAHGDVDSDGKKVEPDDMAVLFDVNGEALNLGKELATFADANSSFSITKTNNGIYDVNGNQINLSSNATLSMVIKYNISPSTTSTAYITLSYSKFSTLGNLASNLTKQASAAFGSQVIKFYTTSDGEIKASITANATSTQTITIGGINTTGDLNSYFKHALINLEGGEGQTATLSRNGTQSRTSLTFLSKPGDVIALSYDNGANYYSYIYSTNPQNSSEFRTLQDLVNDINSDIGWGTATIDPQTGEIVIKNNDPNNNHTIGKVYSNNIKFATIMGTLSGLVNSGSTVTSQPFEAAVHVTSIDVYDSLGNKHTVTFTFRKTGYDKSTGYTTWTWTASVPQPGVVSNDSGIVKFDQTGKLVYLSSPLAITVDWKNGTAKQVINLHFGDIGTFDGLTQFSLPSQTTAQSQDGYPGGSLQRIMINQDGVIIGIFSNGKSYPLAQVALAKFANNEGLMKEGESMYSETANSGAPLIGTAGTGGRGTFAPSHLEMSNVDLAQSFTNMIIYERAFQANSRSITTSDQMIQELLNLKR
- a CDS encoding flagellar hook protein FlgE, which translates into the protein MIRALYTSSNALFDQQQGVDSIANNIANINTIGFKKTRPTFASLLYQTQQIGLAGQDPMQIGLGSKLASTDTIMSEGTIITGEKNTDLAIEGKGFFTLLDPKGGYLFTRAGDFSFDADGNLVNPEGYKVVGWLAEQSQSGTGYYIPTDPTTGMPTGNIEAINISNYQSVPAVASTYIRFKANLNSSDSVEEYTPLTTYTNSETRVNFNSIFNDDGKLLDVKDGDNFQISFDGGNTWHTYEYDSDGQVSQGAEGFTTVEDLISDMQNDLNSENINATVSLENGQIVIKNNENTSINIRVRPTSEDPNFSTPKENQKLTTIFENLNQVVDPNKTASTQPMEVATHVVHSFFYDSTGDKHKIDITFKRINQNRWSYEITLPDGGGTLANNTGVINFDQNGGLDPNTKSPIVNINLNNGAEPKQLLINLWNTDNGEYDGNQFTGLTQFALPSDTSFQTQDGSPSGILQKIDVDNNGTLIGDYSNGKSYPIAIVAISKFMNPQGLKRVGNTLFKITQNADSAQVISSNSFIGVAGEDGRGKILPRHLEESNVDLGEAFVNLIEYQRGFEANSKGVTTADQMLQTAIQLKR